Proteins found in one Quercus robur chromosome 2, dhQueRobu3.1, whole genome shotgun sequence genomic segment:
- the LOC126713473 gene encoding dihydrolipoyllysine-residue acetyltransferase component 5 of pyruvate dehydrogenase complex, chloroplastic — MAHLLNTSFIPSSSPSLRPRNPTILIQTRRAPTRIVAKIREIFMPALSSTMTEGKIVSWMKSEGDKLSKGESVVVVESDKADMDVETFYDGYLAAIMVDEGGVAPVGSAIALLAESEAEIADAKSKAASTSPSSSSSSSSSSETTNSAAETVGPTVVAAAAVAPPQVKEAASLSLSLSTHPASEGGKRVVASPYAKKLAKELKVELGRVVGSGPSGRVVAKDVEAAAAAAAVSVGPTAAEAASVAAKSVGIELGTVVPFTTMQGAVSRNMVESLAVPTFRVGYTFTTDALDALYKKIKSKGVTMTALLAKATALALAKHPVVNSSCRDGKSFTYNSSINIAVAVAMDGGLITPVLQDADKVDIYSLSRKWKELVDKARAKQLQPQEYNTGTFTLSNLGMFGVDRFDAILPPGTGAIMAVGASQPTVVATKDGRIGMKNQMQVNVTADHRVIYGADLASFLQTLANIIEEPKDLTF, encoded by the exons ATGGCTCATCTTCTCAACACTTCCTTcattccctcttcttctccgtCTCTTCGCCCTCGAAACCCAACAATTCTCATCCAAACCCGCAGAGCCCCCACCCGAATTGTCGCCAAGATCCGAGAGATCTTCATGCCTGCGTTGAGCTCCACCATGACTGAGGGAAAGATCGTCTCCTGGATGAAGTCTGAAGGCGACAAGCTCTCCAAGGGCGAGAGCGTCGTCGTTGTCGAGTCCGATAAAGCTGACATGGACGTCGAGACCTTCTACGACGGTTACTTGGCCGCCATTATGGTCGACGAAGGCGGCGTTGCCCCCGTTGGTTCCGCCATCGCCTTGCTCGCCGAGTCCGAAGCCGAAATCGCCGACGCCAAGTCAAAAGCAGCATCAACAtccccatcatcatcatcatcgtcgtcgtcgtcgtctgAGACAACCAATTCGGCGGCGGAAACTGTGGGTCCCACAGTGGTagcggcggcggcggtggcTCCTCCGCAGGTGAAGGAGGCGGCGTCGTTGTCGTTGTCGTTGTCCACGCACCCGGCTTCGGAGGGAGGGAAGAGGGTGGTGGCGTCGCCGTATGCGAAGAAGCTGGCGAAGGAGTTGAAGGTGGAGTTGGGGAGAGTGGTGGGGAGTGGGCCATCGGGGAGAGTTGTGGCCAAAGATGTTGAAGCCGCGGCGGCGGCTGCTGCTGTTTCTGTGGGTCCCACTGCAGCAGAGGCAGCGTCCGTGGCGGCGAAGAGCGTGGGGATTGAGTTGGGGACGGTGGTGCCTTTTACAACAATGCAGGGTGCGGTGAGTAGGAACATGGTCGAGAGTTTGGCAGTGCCCACTTTCAGAGTGGGATACACTTTCACCACTGATGCTCTTGATGCTCTCTACAAGAAG ATCAAGTCAAAGGGAGTAACAATGACAGCGTTGCTTGCAAAAGCAACAGCGCTTGCTTTGGCTAAACATCCTGTTGTGAATTCTAGTTGTAGAGATGGTAAGAGCTTTACATATAACAGTAGCATCAACATCGCAGTTGCTGTAGCTATGGATGGTGGGTTAATTACACCAGTGCTTCAGGATGCTGATAAG GTCGACATATATTCATTGTCAAGAAAGTGGAAGGAATTAGTTGATAAGGCCCGGGCCAAGCAGCTACAGCCTCAGGAATATAATACAG GTACTTTTACTCTTTCTAACCTTGGGATGTTTGGTGTTGATCGGTTTGATGCCATTCTACCTCCTGGAACT GGAGCAATAATGGCTGTTGGAGCATCTCAGCCAACAGTTGTTGCTACCAAGGATGGTAGGATTGGCATGAAGAACCAAATGCAG GTAAATGTTACGGCAGATCATCGTGTAATCTACGGTGCTGATCTGGCTTCATTCTTGCAAACTTTGGCAAACATTATAGAGGAACCCAAAGATCTTACCTTTTAG